The nucleotide window CACTCTGCTGTGCGATCATGTGCGGGCAAACCTCATGGATCATCTCAAACGCTGCGGTAAAGTTGACCGACACCATCTTGTCCCACTGGGTGCGACCGAATTTGGTAACATCCCGCTCGTTGATGCTGATGCCGGCACAGTTCACGAGAATATCGACGCTGCCGAATGACCGGATGCATTCATCAACGATATGCTTGCACGTGCCCTCTGCCGTGATGTCCGCAAGCATGAACTGGTATTTGGTGCCGCAGTCCTCGACCAGCTTGCGGGTCGAGCCGTCATCGTCGACAAGGCTTGGCACGAAGACATTGGCACCCGCTTTTGCCAGTGCGGTGCAGAAAGCCTGCCCCAGCCCACCATTGCCGCCCGTAACGATTGCATTCTTCCCAGCCAGGGAAAAGAAGTTCATGTTGAAGTCAGACATTTCCATTGCCTTTTTCCTCCTTGATCATTTTGAGCAATGCGTCAACAAATGCGAATGCATCCCCCACGACGACAATGTCGGACAGGTTGCAAATTGGTGCATTCTCATTGGTGTTGACGGAAATCAGATAATCAGCACCGCGGATCGCGGTGACATGCTGGATCGCGCCATGAATGCCAAGCGCGATGTAGAGGCGCGGAGCAACATGATTGCCCGACTGCCCCACCTGAATGCATCTGGGCGCGAGCCCCCGATCCACGATGGCGCGACTGGCAGCCACCTCACCACCCAACGCGTCCGCCAGGGGGCGCAGTGCGGCAAAGTTGCCAGCGATACCACCGCCACCAGCAACCAGCACGGCGCTTTTGCTGATATCGGGCTCGGCGATCTCATGTCTTGCAATCTTGCGCAGACGGGTTGAGGCATGGAGGTGACCGGTATCGGTCACCTCAACGATCCGGGACTCTTTTACGGTCCAGTTCTCTTGCAGACCGAAAGCATCAGGGCGCACGGTGAGCAATGGTGGTGCATGTTTGCTCACCGCGATAGCGACCCGCGTCCGACCACCATGGGGCCGCCGGAAACATGTGAGCTGGCCGTCTTGCCATTTGATCTCGTCGACATCGGTCACCAGCCCGAAATCGCCGTGAACCGCAAGCCTTGGCGCCAGCATGACGGCCGACCGGGTGGCTGCCATCACGATGCAATCGAAGTGATAGTCTGCATGAAGGGCGCCGATCAGCGCAGCCATTGCGGCAGCATCAAACAGGTCAAGCTTCTGGCTTCGTGCATCAAATATACAATCAAATACGCCGCGCAGGTCATCTGTGGAGCCCACAGTGATCAGTGCATAGGTCTCACATGGCGCATCCTCCAGAACTGATTTAGCTGCCTGCAGCAGCTTCAGTCCCTGTGAGGCATATCCGCCTTCGATATAGATGAGTACTCGGCGCATGTGATTAAAATCTCAAATAAAGTGCTTTTCTTTTAGAAAGGAGACGACGGTCTCCATCCCTTTCGGATCCATCGACACGACAGTCCGTTGACGTGTGCGAGGTGGTAGCTCGCTTGTCTCGACCTGCTGCGTGCGCCGCTCTGGTTGCCAATCATGGGTTCCGACCAGCCTCGCGTCAGTCGTCTCCAACACATGAACCTGATCGTCCACAGATCGGCGCTTGTCTTTCAGGCGAATGAAGGGCAGCTTTTGCCCGCTCATCGCTGTGAGTCCCACCATTGCCGGGAGTTCGAGCTCATAGTCCGTCACCCATTGTCCATCGGCCAACTCGACCCGCGCGTATCCATTTTCGTTTGAAGGCAGGTCAAGCGAAGATACAAATGAAATCTGTGGCACCTGAAGCAGTTCCGCCAGCATGGGCGGAACGGACCCGGATCCCCCATCAAGGCTCCGGCTGCCAGTCAGGATGCAATCGGCCCCTGTGTCTGTCAGAAGCCGGTGCAGAAGTCCGGCGGCTGTGAGCGCGTCATTGCCCATGGTTTCCCGATCATGAATGAGGGTGGCACGGTCAACCCCGAGCCGCACAGCGTCTTCAACCAGCGGCAGAACAGCCTTTGTCGAGACGGTGAGCAGCTCGAGAATGATGTCCGACCTTTCCTTCTTCAGGCCCAGAGCAAATGCCAAAGCACTGGCATCGTCAGGATTGATCGTAAACCGCGCGGTCCCTTCGTCAGGGGCGGGCTGTTCCGTCCCTGACGCGTTCCGATCCCTTTCGGAAATATATTTGATGAGACAAACGAGCTTCATCAGCTTTCCAGAATGGCTTTCGGCTTCACCTGACTGCTTCTGCCGTTGATGCGTCCGTAAATTAAGGCAAAGATGGCCCCTACCAGAGCAAAACCGGCGCTGACCAGGAAGTAGGCGTCATACCCTCCAACGTCACCAAAGGTGGCGGTGAGATAGGAGTTCAGCTGCGGCAGGATGATGTCTGGCAGATAGCCAATGAAGGAGATCACCCCGATTGCCGTGCCCATCAGGGCCGCGTCGATGCCGCACTGGCCCAACAGCGACCAATAGGTGCCCCGGATCGCATAAAGGAAGATGCCGAGGACCACGATCACCACATAGAAGGTCTTCACCGAGGTGATTGGCAGCATGGTGAGCAGAGTGAGCAGGACCGCCGCACCGACCACCGCACCTGCGACGGTTTGCGGGCGGCCAATGCGGTCGGCGAGAAAGCCGCCAATGAAGCCGCCAACCGGACGCATCCACAGAACGATGGTTGTGATCGTGCCAACGGTCACGGCATCGACGCCGACCTTGGTCTGCAGGAAACCGCCGAGGTAATAGACGGTCCAGTAGGTTGCGTAACCCATGAAGATGACGCTGCCCATGAGATAGATATTGCCGTTGATGAGCAGCTTGCCGATGCTGCGGAAGTGGAATTTTTCCGCCTCGGTGCGTTCTCCCGCATGCTCTCTGTGCTCGGCCAGCTTGCGCTCACTGTCGACGAGGATTGCGATCAGAACAGCACATGCCAAGACAATCGCGGAGTAGAGATTGATCACCGAAACAAGAGCAGACGTCTTGGTTGCGAGTTCCGTGCTGGAGCCAAGAATGGCAGCAAAGACAGCCAGTCCTATGGTTCCCATAAGGGCTTCGACAACCCCTCTACCACCGTCAAGAATGCCGAAAAACCGCCCTTCCTCCGACGATCTGGCCAGCATTTTGACTAGCTTCATGTGAGCGCTCCAGAAGGTGAAGACCGAGAAGACCCCCCATAGGAAGAAGATGATCCGAACCTGAGAGGGATCGGGCACCGATGCGAACCAGAAGCCGCAGATTGCGGTGCCAGCAAGAGAAATCGAGATCAGCCATTTGGCTGAAAAGCGGTCGCTTAAGAGCCCGCTCGGGATATAGCCGATGACATAGGCCAGTCCCAAAAAGGAATAAAAGTTGTTGAGGTCGGACGACGTCAGACCAAACACTTCCAAAATAGTAACTTGATAGTTCGTGCGCAGATAGATCACCGGATAAATAGCGCCAGCTGCCAGAACAATCAGAAAAAACTGGAAATATCTTCGTAAGCTGTTCCCGGACATGATGTTCCTCCCAAACATATTATTGTGATAGAGCTGGCAGACTTTTCCTTCTCCCAAAAGTCTGCCAACCCGTTCCACGCATCAGATGGTGATCACGCGTCACCGCCTTCATCTTCCTGATAGATGTATTTTTTGACCGCTTCCTGAGGGAAAATGGTGCCGTAATTCATGATGCCGTTCGGATCGAAAGCCTCTTTGAGCTTTTCGAGCATATAGAAGGCAGAGCCGTGTTCGGCCTTGGTCCATTCGCTGCGATATTTCCCGATGCCGTGGTGATGGCACATGGAGCCGCCATGTTTGAGCGTCTCTTCGACAATGATCGTCTGAAGCGGATGGTGATAGACGAGCATCTCGTCTTCCGGTGCGCAGTTGATCCGGTAGTTGTAGACGAAATACATGTTCGTCCCGTTCAGATAGCTGTGCGAGGAATGGCCGCCAAGCATGGTCAGGTCTTCGGCGCGATGAAACTCCTTGCGCACCCGTTCCATGACCGCATTGTAAATGATTGGAATGGTTGCCCAGTCGGCCGAGATTTCGGTGGTGAAACCGGCATGGGAGTCGCTCTTCTCCATTTCGGCCACCTCATCATCAATATCCTTCTGAGACCAATTGAGATGATTGAACCAGTCTTCGATCAACTGGCTGTCGACCTGGCGGATGATGCCATCCCTGAATGTCTCGACAGCCTCCTCGATCGCAACGCCCGTTGCCTCTGCAATTCCCTTGGGACCTTCGGCCATGAACAGCAAAACACATTTGCCTTCGTGGAAATGATAGAAATGCTGAGCCGCATCCTCCTCGGAGTAAACCCGGGCGACAGATGGGCGGAAGCCGTTGACCATCACTTCGCGCAGGATCTTGATCCCGCTCTCAACATCCTTAACCAGATAGCCATAAAATTTGTTGTTGTCCGGATAGTATTTAAAGATCTTCACCGTCACTTCGGTGATGTAGCAAAGCGCCCCTTCATTGCCGATGACAATATGCCGAATGTCCGGTCCGCCAGCCCGGCGGGAAACATTCTTGATACGAGAGATGTGGCCGTCGGGAAATACGCATTCGAGACCGACTACCATGTCCTCGATACCACCGTACAGGGTGGAGAACTGGCCGATGGAGCGCGTTGCAACAAGACCACCATATTTGGCGACCGGCTTGGACTGCGGCGAATGCCCGGTGGTGTAGCCGATCTTGCGTAGCTCATCCTCAAGGGTTTGAAGGGCGACGCCAGCTTCCACTGTTGCCTGACTGTTATAGGGATCAATCTTGATGATTTTGTCGAGACGCACAGTATCGATGACCAGCGTGGTCTCTTTCCAGTTTTCAAGGCCGCCCTCGGTTGCCGTCATGCCCGAGCGTGGGATCACATTGATCCCATTGTCGTTGCAGAACTTGAGCAAGGTGCTGACCTGTTCGGCACTGTCGGGATAGACGATGGCGATAGGAGCGGGAACATCAAGCACCTTTCTGGCCTTGGCGTATTTCTTGTAGCGATCGGCAGAGGCTTCGTACAGGTCCTCTTCGTTCTGATTGATCTGGTCGGGGGCAACCAGCTTAGCCAATTGGTCCAAAATCGTCGCGGAATCCAATTTCTTTCCTCCTGTCTGGATTGGAAAATTATCTTCTGATGTTGACAGGAGCCTACTGCTGAATGGAAAATTTCACAATTTTTACGTCAATATTTTCCGTATTATGCACATATATTAGAAATAATTGGAAAATTTTCCATATTTGAACTGGAAAATTTTCCAAATCAGACGTAGGTTGGGCGGGACATAATCACAGCGGCAAGTGGCCGCGCAAGGCTTACCATGTTCAACATAGATTACGACGCACTGAACCCGCTGGAGCGGCAAATCCACACAACCCTCAAGCAAGCCAGCCGGACAGCGGAGACGATCCGCATCACCGACGCGGCACAGATGTGCAACTGCTCGGTCTCCAAGATTTCGAAATTCGTGCAGAAGCTTGGATTTGCCAATTACAAGAAATATCTCGACTATCTCTATGGCCGGGCACAGCCCGAAACCAAACCGTCGAGCGAGCTGGAGCGGATCGGACGCTTTCTTGAGACCTTCGATCAAAACAAGGTGCGGGAACTGGCCAACCTCATCCATGGCAGCAACAAGCTGGTGTTGTTGGGATATGGCCCGTCCTATCTCTGTGCGCAGTATTTTGAATACAAGTTCAAGACCTGCACCAACAAGATCTGCATCGCCGTGCCCGATGATCTCACGGCCTCCTCGATCATCGATGCCAACACGCTACTTCTGGTTTTCACCGTCACAGGCGCCTTCAAATCCTTTGAGGAGATCTACAGAGAAACTAAGGCAAAAGGGGCCGAGGTGGCGCTGATCTTGGAGGAATACAATCCCTCTGTCCTGACCCGCTACGACCGCATCTTTTGCCTGACGGATGGCCATCAGCCTGCCGAGTTAAAGGCTTACGAAAAGAGCCGAACCGTTTTCTTCATTTTTATGGAGGAGGTTATTAGGGAGCTCTCCCGACTTCAGCAACACCAAAGAAGGTATTCCAAATAAAGACATCGGGACTATTTGGCATTTTTCATTCTGCTCGGCAATTGCGGCCCGATGCTGCCTTTCGCGCAGAACGTGATCCCGCGGCGCAACATCCCATTACCAGACATTGACCTGCCAGACATTGTCGAGTGCCCTTTCTCAAAGCGGGCACTCTTGCATCACAAAACAAGTCGGGGCTGGCACGCGTCAAGCTACCGGAGCTTCACCTTAGGCAACAGGTACAGTGCCTCCGTCAATCACATGTTCGCTGCCAGTGATCGCGCCTGCACGCGGTGAGCACAGGAAGCCGATCAACTCGGCAACTTCCTCCGGCCGTGTTGGCCGACCAATCGGAATACCGCCGAGACCCTGCATGATGATCCGCTTGCCGCCCTCACGATCCGTACCTGCATCGCTCGCCAGACGATCAGCCAGCGCCAGTGCTGCGTCTGTCTCAATCCAGCCAGGCGAGATCCTGACAACCCTGACCCCTGCGGGCCCGACCTCTTTGGACAGGCTTTTCGAATAGGTCGATAGGGCTGCCTTCGCGGCGGCGTAAGCCGTTGTCGATTCAGGTAGCGGCATCTGGCGCTGGATCGAGGTGACATGGGCAATGACACCTTTGCCTTGCGCGACCATTCCGGGCAGCAGCAGACGATCAAGACGGACCGCGGCCATGAGATTGAGAGCAATGGCTCGGCCCCACTCCTCATCTGTCAGCGCAGCATACCCACCGGCCGGAGCGGAAGAGCCACCAAGAACATGGACGAGTATATCAAGCCCATTGAACTGATCCTCAACCGCTTTGCCAACTGTTGCGCATCCTTCAGGTGTGGTGACATCAGCAGCGACAAAGGACGTGGCTGTTGCCAAAGCCTCAGGAGGCTTGCGCGCCGTGGTCATAACGCGAGCGCCCTGCTCAGCGAAGAACTCGGCCACAGCTGTACCTGTTCCTCCTGTCCCACCGGTTACCAGAACCCGCTTGCCAGCAAGCTCAAGATCAAAAGCCATCACGCAATCTCCAGCCGGCTGATCCGGTCCCCGTCCAACTCGAAACTGAAGTCCAGATTCACAGGACTTCCCTTGAAGTCGCCGGTCAGGCGGCAAGACTCGATTGTTTGAGCTCCGACCTGCCTGGAGGAGAGAATTTCTTCTTCAAACTGGATCTTGCTCGCGGCCTCTCGCCATTGAAGGATTTCGGCTTTGCCGTGATAGGTATTGCCTTCATCCAGAGCGGTGCCTTCATCACTGAAGCTGTTGGCAACGGCCTGCGGTGATCGGGCTGCGAAGTAGCGCAGAACGGCAATGGGCACTGTGTCGGTCATCGTATATGTCTCCGTTTCCATTTGATCTGAAGAACATGTACTGCTAGGCTGACACAACAACAAGAACAGACAAATAAGTCAGGTACTTACCTGAAAGTATGTTTATGATGGATCAAATGGATACGCCTCACGAATACACACAGGAAAGTGCAGCCGAAGGCGTTGAAGCCGCCCTTCGCATGATCGAGGGACGATGGAAACTGATCATCCTGTTCCATCTGTTCGGAGGGCGGATTCTGCGCTTTTCCGAACTGGAGCGCGCGATCCCCGGGGTATCACAGAAGATGCTGATCCAGCAGCTCCGGCAGATGGAAGGCGATGGCATCGTGAAACGAACCGTGTATCCAGAGGTGCCGCCTAAGGTGGAGTATAGTCTGACCGATTGGGGGCAATCCCTTTGCCCCGCACTCGATGCGCTCCTCACCTGGGCGGGCAATCGTCCCAATAAGAGCTGCTAATCTGCCTTTTTTTTGGGGGGGGCTAGGCGCTCCTGACTTTCTATCTATACCTACAATCACGGCCGAGGCTGTGTGGAAACCCGCCATTGTGATAGAATCCCGGTGACAGGGGAGAGTATTCATGGCGGGTTTTATCGAAGGTGTCAGCCGAGACCAAACGGTTCTATTTCCAGATCGTCTTGATGATTGGATTGGTGAGGATCATCTGGTTCGAGTGGTTGATCTGTTTGTCGCTGAACTTGATTTGATGGATCTTGGCTTTTCCCGTTCGCAGCCCGCTGGAACTGGTCGCCCTGGTTATCATCCTTCTGTGTTGTTGAAGATTTTCATTTACGGCTACTTGAATAGGATTCCCTCGAGTCGGCGGTTGGAACGTGAGGCGTGCCGGAATGTTGAAGTGATGTGGCTAACAGGCCGTCTTGTTCCAGATCACAAGACTATCGCTGATTTCCGACGTTACAACGGGCCAGCTATCCGTAGAACTTGTGCGCAGTTCGTGGAGCTTTGTCGCCGGATAGGTATGCTGGGTGGCGTCTGCATCGCCGTTGATGGCAGTAAGTTCAAGGCAGTGAATAATCGTGATCGCAATTTCACAAAAAACAAGATTTCCAGCCGTCTTGCTCACCTCGAAGCAGATGCAGAGCGCTATATCAAGGAAATGGCCCGGCTCGACAATCAGGAAGAAGGTCAAGTCCGTTCAGAAAAGGTGGCACACCTTGCCCGCCGTCAGAAACGAATTCGCCAAGAGATTGATCGATTAAAGACCCTTGAGGCAGCTCTGCCGGAAGCACCTGATGGCCAAATATCTCTGACTGACCCTGATGCCCGTGCTATGGCGACAAGCGCTCGTTTGAGCGGGCTGGTCGGTTACAACGTTCAAAGTGCCGTCGATACTGATACCCACCTGATTATCGCGCATGATGTCACGAACCAAGGATTTGATCGCACACAATTGGTACCTATGGCGATATCCGCTCAAAGGGTTCTTGGACGCAAGAAAGTGCATGTCATTGCCGACAAGGGATATTTCAGTGGCACCCAAATATTTGCCTGCCATGAAGCGGGTATTTCAGTAACCGTGCCACGCCCAGAAACATCCGGCAATCGTCGCAAGGGTAAGTTTGTGAAGGCTGACTTCCATTATAGCCCAGAACGCGATGTCTATCACTGCCCGGCTGGACGAGAGTTGATCTATCGATACACACGGCAAGAAGGTGGACTGAATGTTCGCCGCTACTGGATCAATGAATGCCAGAATTGCGAGTTTCAGGATCAGTGCACCAGTGGCAAGGAACGCCGGATCAGCCGTTGGGAACATGAATATCTGGTTGATGAGATGCGCAGTCGATTGGGCCGTGATCCCGATCCTATGACTTTGCGGCGATGTACGGTCGAGCACCCGTTTGGCACTATAAAGGCCTGGATGGGATCAACCCATTTCCAAATGCGTCGATTAAAGAATGTCAGGACGGAAATGGCTCTTCATGTCCTGGCCTACAACATCAAAAGAGCGGTCAATATAATCGGTGTCAGACAATTGATGACCGCTATGGCCGAGTAAGGCGAAGCCGGTCTGCTCGATCCTCGCTCCAAATCGTTTAAAGGAAACAAAAACGCACCAATAAGCTTTGATGTGCGCGATAAACGCGAGTTTCCACACAGCCTCGGCCCATTCCTGCCATTCGCTATGGACGACTTCCCAGAAGCCAGCTTCCCCATTGCAGACGTTCGAAGAAGCCGCAGCATTTTCCGTTGGCCAAGTGACTGATGGGCGGGCTAAAGGGACATTCCTCTCGTTTGCGCCAATGACTGCAGACAGTCTGTAACTGCCGATCGAGCCCAATCGCAGCGAGCTAAGCCAATGCTCCACCTGAGGCGGGGCCGCTGGGGCAACAAATGCGGGAGAAGAATAGCAAGTTAGCGCGTAATAATAAAACGTTGATCAGAATTCATCGTCAAAATCATCCTGATCAGCGTCTGAAAAATAAAACTGATTACCCCAAGCTTCATCATCCTCTCCATAATCTTCACCAAGCGTTTGAAACTTACGAAGACTTCTCGGAATGTTGGACTCGAACCGGATATTCCCATTGAGTATAGCAGACCGGCGCCCTTCCAGCGCAGCCTCTAACAGATTGTTAATCCTTGGAAGCTCTACGGGCACGTTGCTGGCAGAGGGATTGAAAAATGAGATGCTCTGATCACGAAGTGCGCTGAAATGCGGGTCGGCCGAAACGGCAGCTTCTGCTCCAGGAATTTTCCAAGATTTCCTTATTCCTGCTTCATAGATAAGCATCCAATGCTCGCCTTGAAGATCTTCGGCTGTCACTGCTCCAGTCCATTCCGAAACACTGCCGCGACCAGAAAGAAGAGACCGGCTCCGCATCATAAGAAATAGGCAGCCACAAATACTGTTCTCAACACGAGCCGCTAGTTGCGTCGCCCTTTCACCCAATTTGATTGACAGTGATCTACACAACCAAAGGATCCATGCGACTTCATAATGGTGATTATATGGCGCGTGTTCTTCTATCATGGACTCGGAAAATTCCTTAACCCTGTTACCGATCGGATATCCCGCAGCAGCATAAGTGCAAAGAATCTTAACCACCGAGTCCAGACAGTTCGAGTTTTCTCGGGCAGTTCGAAGGAGGAACGGCTCATAAATTTCCCAGTTTTCTCGCAGGACAAGAACTCTTGAAGACTTTCGAATTGAGAATGCAGCGATACTTTCGTCCGGCCACGACTTCGCGAGCCTTATTGACTCGGTGAAGAACCGCATAAGATCGCGGCGCTGGTTCTGCGACTGAGACCGAATTCGAAGCTGCGTAATGTCACCAGGCCATCCCTCCTCGTTGAACTCTAAGGCATCAATAATTCGCGTTTTGGATGCATTTAACTGCAAATCGAAGCCAAGAACTGCCTCCCGCAGCGCGGCTAGGAAAGCCTCTGCATCGACATGGGAAGCAAAGCACAGAAAGAAGTCATCCATATAACGGTAGCCTGCCGTCAGTTTAACAAAGATTGATTGCTCAACCTGTTGCTCTACCGCACAGAGAATGATTTCCGAAATAATCCGCGATGAATCAGGACCGACGGGAATGCCGATCGTTTGCCCGTCCTGGCAAGATCTCATCAGGGCATCGATTAAGTTGCCAAATACATTAGGATCAGCAGTATTACGGTTCCTCTTAGCGACCCTTTTGCTGTGCAACGCCCAAGGAATCGAGTGAGTGTAAATTGCATGGTAGAAGCTTAGAATGTCGGTTTGCAGTATGGCCCGCGCGGTCGCGTAAGCTTGGATGCGCTTTTCTGTAAGCACGGATAGTTTCTCCAGCGGAACGGCCCGCCCACCGTCAACTGTGATCACAGCCGGAGTTAGGCTGATACGCGAGCTCCTAAACAGCGTTTCGAACTCTTCTTGATGTTCTGCGATCACTTTCGTCAATAGAAATTGATTCACTGGATTTGGAACAGCGAGCATGCGACGGGAATGGCCCTTGCGCGCCATATCGAATCTCGCGTACCGGCTGACAGGTGGGTAACTTCTCCTCTGCTTCTGGTTTAGGCTCGCTTCGTGCGCCGTCCATAGTTCCTCCACCGCATCGATCTTGCTAGCGAAAGAGGCGGTGCTAAACGGAGGGGGTAACTCCTTCGGGAAATACCCCTGAGCAAGCAAAGTCGATAGGCGATCAGCAAAGGTCAATGTCATACGATAACTCCGTCACGCTCAAATATAGGTGCAAAGAGAACTGGTCCGCAACCATATATGAAACTGAACTGGTATATTCAGTCAGGGCATTTTGCTGGCTCAAAATCTCAGTAACAGGGGCGCCTTCGTCAATCATTTTAGCGCGCAACTGATGAACCACCATGGTAGAGGCTTGTCTACTTTCTTCTCTGACTTGGGCGTTATGCTGCGGCATAACGGCTACGATTCTGCACTTGGCCTACGCCTTATGCCGTACCTGCCAAGCTTCGCTAATCTGTTTGTTTCTGCCGTCAAGGCTTGGTACGGCATCTGTCCTTATGGCCTCCAAGCGGTCGAGTGCGATATGTCATAGATTAAAGACAGTCATCCGAGTCATATTGAGCAATCGTCGCTCTTGAATGCACCGCGCTGCATCACTACTTTAGATAGTATGTCCATGGTTGCCATGGCGTCCGAAGTGAAGCTGGACCTGTCCATGCGGATCGTGCGCCAAGGAGACCTCGCCAAGGTGGCGGTTGGCGATGAGCTCGTTCAGTTGGAACGCCTTAGAGCTCTTATCCATGCCATCAACGTTGAGCGCGCAGAAGGACGAGCCGATTTTCTCAAACAACAAGCCCTGCTTGCCAAGAGATCTGGCCGCAAAATGTCAGGGATGATCATCCCAGCGCCGATTGCCATCCCAACACCCGATCCCCAGCAGTAGTCACAGAGTGGTTTGAGATTTGTCCGACCAGCCCCGGTGTCGGCCGGACAAATCATGCCCCCTATCAGTACGAAAGGAAGATACATGCCCCTTATTCCCGAAACCTATCGCCACAACATTTCGCTTCTTGTTGATCAGCACACGAGTGATGCCAGCCGCATCATCGATATTGGAGCCGACGCTATCCGCGCGGCCCGACAGGCGTTGTCTTCTATGCCCGATATTGCAGTCGGCGACATTTTCGACGACATCAGGCCATTACATGCCCTGATCGATGCTGTCAGCAATCGCTGTGTTCTGGATCCGCAATTTGAAGAGATCGTCGACGATTTGCTTGAAGCACTACCTATACTCGACGAGGCCGATCCTTTGGCTCCGGCCTACGCAGTGCTCGCGCCGACTTGCAAGAGGCTCAGTATTTTGCCAACCGATTTCTGGATCTTTTGGCCGCTGAGAAGCAACGGGCACAATCGTTCAGAGAGATGTAAATCAAGGTGAACGCACCGATCAATCTCGCCATCCATGACGTGATGGCGAGGCCAATGAGACAGCATCGGCGGCAAAGCAGATAATTGCGACGGAAACGGCAAAAACCGAGAATAAAACCACATGAAATCAATCAGATAACTTTTTATCAATTTGATTTGGGTTTTTGAAATTTTTGCCCTATACAAAACCGCACATATTGCGCCTATCGCCAACGGTTACAGCGGCCTAAATACTGCGTATCGGGACTGCCAAGATTTCTGAATACCTCGATTATATCAGGAAAACGAGGTGATCCAACAGCTTTTCCGCACAGATCGCGGTCTTGAGAGCGCTTTTCTCGCGAAATTGACGCATTCTGGTTTGGGTCCAGCTCTCAGCTTTTCTACTTCCCTTTCAGTTCACGCAAACGCAAAGAGCCGTCGGTTGGCATTCAACCGGGCGGTAAAGCGATGGAATTCGCCGAGAAAGCAGACAGGAGCCGTCATGAAAACCGCAGCGACATTTAAGCAGGCAGACATAAAGCGGGCCATCCGCGGCGCGCAATCTGCAGGTGTCGCCATTGCGGCAATCTCTATCACCGTCTTCGGCGAGATC belongs to uncultured Cohaesibacter sp. and includes:
- a CDS encoding electron transfer flavoprotein subunit alpha/FixB family protein, encoding MRRVLIYIEGGYASQGLKLLQAAKSVLEDAPCETYALITVGSTDDLRGVFDCIFDARSQKLDLFDAAAMAALIGALHADYHFDCIVMAATRSAVMLAPRLAVHGDFGLVTDVDEIKWQDGQLTCFRRPHGGRTRVAIAVSKHAPPLLTVRPDAFGLQENWTVKESRIVEVTDTGHLHASTRLRKIARHEIAEPDISKSAVLVAGGGGIAGNFAALRPLADALGGEVAASRAIVDRGLAPRCIQVGQSGNHVAPRLYIALGIHGAIQHVTAIRGADYLISVNTNENAPICNLSDIVVVGDAFAFVDALLKMIKEEKGNGNV
- a CDS encoding SDR family oxidoreductase — encoded protein: MAFDLELAGKRVLVTGGTGGTGTAVAEFFAEQGARVMTTARKPPEALATATSFVAADVTTPEGCATVGKAVEDQFNGLDILVHVLGGSSAPAGGYAALTDEEWGRAIALNLMAAVRLDRLLLPGMVAQGKGVIAHVTSIQRQMPLPESTTAYAAAKAALSTYSKSLSKEVGPAGVRVVRISPGWIETDAALALADRLASDAGTDREGGKRIIMQGLGGIPIGRPTRPEEVAELIGFLCSPRAGAITGSEHVIDGGTVPVA
- a CDS encoding FAD-binding oxidoreductase, coding for MDSATILDQLAKLVAPDQINQNEEDLYEASADRYKKYAKARKVLDVPAPIAIVYPDSAEQVSTLLKFCNDNGINVIPRSGMTATEGGLENWKETTLVIDTVRLDKIIKIDPYNSQATVEAGVALQTLEDELRKIGYTTGHSPQSKPVAKYGGLVATRSIGQFSTLYGGIEDMVVGLECVFPDGHISRIKNVSRRAGGPDIRHIVIGNEGALCYITEVTVKIFKYYPDNNKFYGYLVKDVESGIKILREVMVNGFRPSVARVYSEEDAAQHFYHFHEGKCVLLFMAEGPKGIAEATGVAIEEAVETFRDGIIRQVDSQLIEDWFNHLNWSQKDIDDEVAEMEKSDSHAGFTTEISADWATIPIIYNAVMERVRKEFHRAEDLTMLGGHSSHSYLNGTNMYFVYNYRINCAPEDEMLVYHHPLQTIIVEETLKHGGSMCHHHGIGKYRSEWTKAEHGSAFYMLEKLKEAFDPNGIMNYGTIFPQEAVKKYIYQEDEGGDA
- a CDS encoding MFS transporter, whose product is MSGNSLRRYFQFFLIVLAAGAIYPVIYLRTNYQVTILEVFGLTSSDLNNFYSFLGLAYVIGYIPSGLLSDRFSAKWLISISLAGTAICGFWFASVPDPSQVRIIFFLWGVFSVFTFWSAHMKLVKMLARSSEEGRFFGILDGGRGVVEALMGTIGLAVFAAILGSSTELATKTSALVSVINLYSAIVLACAVLIAILVDSERKLAEHREHAGERTEAEKFHFRSIGKLLINGNIYLMGSVIFMGYATYWTVYYLGGFLQTKVGVDAVTVGTITTIVLWMRPVGGFIGGFLADRIGRPQTVAGAVVGAAVLLTLLTMLPITSVKTFYVVIVVLGIFLYAIRGTYWSLLGQCGIDAALMGTAIGVISFIGYLPDIILPQLNSYLTATFGDVGGYDAYFLVSAGFALVGAIFALIYGRINGRSSQVKPKAILES
- a CDS encoding nuclear transport factor 2 family protein, giving the protein MTDTVPIAVLRYFAARSPQAVANSFSDEGTALDEGNTYHGKAEILQWREAASKIQFEEEILSSRQVGAQTIESCRLTGDFKGSPVNLDFSFELDGDRISRLEIA
- a CDS encoding SIS domain-containing protein, whose product is MFNIDYDALNPLERQIHTTLKQASRTAETIRITDAAQMCNCSVSKISKFVQKLGFANYKKYLDYLYGRAQPETKPSSELERIGRFLETFDQNKVRELANLIHGSNKLVLLGYGPSYLCAQYFEYKFKTCTNKICIAVPDDLTASSIIDANTLLLVFTVTGAFKSFEEIYRETKAKGAEVALILEEYNPSVLTRYDRIFCLTDGHQPAELKAYEKSRTVFFIFMEEVIRELSRLQQHQRRYSK
- a CDS encoding helix-turn-helix domain-containing protein, encoding MMDQMDTPHEYTQESAAEGVEAALRMIEGRWKLIILFHLFGGRILRFSELERAIPGVSQKMLIQQLRQMEGDGIVKRTVYPEVPPKVEYSLTDWGQSLCPALDALLTWAGNRPNKSC
- a CDS encoding SDR family oxidoreductase, with translation MEMSDFNMNFFSLAGKNAIVTGGNGGLGQAFCTALAKAGANVFVPSLVDDDGSTRKLVEDCGTKYQFMLADITAEGTCKHIVDECIRSFGSVDILVNCAGISINERDVTKFGRTQWDKMVSVNFTAAFEMIHEVCPHMIAQQSGKIINIASLFSFLGGQWSPAYAATKHGIVGLTKSMCDELAQFNIQVNAIAPGYFATPLTEMTRKDEKRNAEILAHIPANRWGWTADLMGATVFLASPAADYINGTVLTVDGGYMMR